A genomic stretch from Miscanthus floridulus cultivar M001 unplaced genomic scaffold, ASM1932011v1 fs_22_2_3, whole genome shotgun sequence includes:
- the LOC136530902 gene encoding probable serine/threonine-protein kinase PBL7 yields the protein MAESVVMVETPQNDFVTDQRPERHVRLRSFTYDEVCAATHGFEVDRFLGQGGFGQVYKGFLDSTNQEVAIKRLDLQGQQGHREFITEVLILSNVHHPNLVKLVGYCTSHGQRILVYEYMPLGSLNSHIHDLPPGQQPLDWSTRIKILLGAAKGLEHLHHNLTPPVINRDVKCANILLGAGYHPKLSDFGLAKLGPTGDNTHVSTRVMGTPGYCAPEYLMTGKLTVKTDIYSFGVVMLEVLTGRMARDERLPESERNLVAWFLSVYVGFTLDLHKTVIILV from the exons ATGGCAGAATCAGTGGTCATGGTGGAGACCCCTCAGAATGACTTCGTCACAGATCAACGTCCAGAGAGGCACGTTCGTCTCAGGAGTTTCACCTATGATGAGGTCTGTGCAGCGACACATGGCTTCGAAGTAGACCGTTTCCTGGGACAGGGTGGGTTCGGCCAAGTGTACAAGGGCTTTCTTGATAGCACCAATCAG GAGGTGGCTATAAAGAGGCTTGATCTTCAGGGACAACAAGGGCATAGGGAATTCATCACTGAAGTTCTGATCTTGAGCAATGTGCACCACCCAAATCTTGTAAAGCTCGTTGGATATTGCACTAGTCATGGTCAGAGGATTTTAGTTTATGAGTATATGCCTTTGGGTTCTCTGAACAGTCACATCCATG ATCTCCCCCCTGGTCAGCAGCCTCTTGACTGGAGTACAAGAATTAAGATACTCCTTGGTGCTGCTAAAGGTCTTGAGCATTTGCATCACAATCTCACCCCTCCTGTCATCAATCGTGATGTGAAATGTGCAAACATTTTGCTCGGAGCGGGGTACCACCCGAAGCTGTCTGACTTCGGCTTGGCGAAGCTAGGTCCAACTGGTGACAATACCCATGTTTCAACCAGAGTTATGGGTACACCTGGTTATTGTGCGCCAGAGTACTTGATGACTGGTAAATTGACAGTAAAGACAGATATTTACAGCTTTGGTGTAGTTATGTTGGAGGTTCTAACCGGAAGAATGGCTAGAGACGAAAGACTCCCTGAATCAGAGCGAAACCTTGTCGCATGG TTTCTGTCAGTTTATGTTGGATTTACACTTGACTTGCACAAGACGGTGATTATTTTGGTGTGA
- the LOC136530897 gene encoding uncharacterized protein isoform X2, producing the protein MEMVEHDNRRMLSAKVEKLEAEVYELRKAFSDKQEQEQVMLQILLRMEQEQKVAEDARIAAERDAAEQKHAAHLLQEKYEAAMAALSQMEKRAVMAETMLEATKQYQAGQVKANQSFTSSSPRADHVLGKINQEPNQDAPNRRIGLLSRGLGWLDKSKGRQNSTETSGG; encoded by the exons ATGGAGATGGTCGAGCATGACAACAGACGTATGTTGAGTGCTAAG GTTGAGAAGCTGGAAGCAGAGGTATATGAACTGCGAAAAGCTTTTTCAGacaagcaagagcaagagcaagtaATGCTTCAG ATCTTGTTAAGAATGGAGCAAGAACAGAAAGTGGCAGAAGATGCCCGCATAGCCGCTGAGCGAGATGCTGCTGAACAAAAACATGCTGCTCACTTGCTCCAG GAGAAGTATGAAGCAGCAATGGCAGCACTTTCACAAATGGAGAAAAGAGCTGTAATGGCAGAAACAATGCTGGAAGCTACAAAGCAATACCAGGCTGGGCAGGTTAAAGCCAACCAATCTTTCACTTCAAG TTCACCTCGCGCGGACCATGTTCTTGGGAAGATAAATCAAGAACCAAACCAAGATGCACCTAACCGGAGAATTGGCCTGCTTTCTAGGGGACTTGGATGGCTTGACAAGAGCAAG GGAAGGCAGAATTCCACTGAAACATCTGGAGGCTAA
- the LOC136530897 gene encoding uncharacterized protein isoform X1, which produces MEMVEHDNRRMLSAKVEKLEAEVYELRKAFSDKQEQEQVMLQILLRMEQEQKVAEDARIAAERDAAEQKHAAHLLQEKYEAAMAALSQMEKRAVMAETMLEATKQYQAGQVKANQSFTSSSPRADHVLGKINQEPNQDAPNRRIGLLSRGLGWLDKSKQGRQNSTETSGG; this is translated from the exons ATGGAGATGGTCGAGCATGACAACAGACGTATGTTGAGTGCTAAG GTTGAGAAGCTGGAAGCAGAGGTATATGAACTGCGAAAAGCTTTTTCAGacaagcaagagcaagagcaagtaATGCTTCAG ATCTTGTTAAGAATGGAGCAAGAACAGAAAGTGGCAGAAGATGCCCGCATAGCCGCTGAGCGAGATGCTGCTGAACAAAAACATGCTGCTCACTTGCTCCAG GAGAAGTATGAAGCAGCAATGGCAGCACTTTCACAAATGGAGAAAAGAGCTGTAATGGCAGAAACAATGCTGGAAGCTACAAAGCAATACCAGGCTGGGCAGGTTAAAGCCAACCAATCTTTCACTTCAAG TTCACCTCGCGCGGACCATGTTCTTGGGAAGATAAATCAAGAACCAAACCAAGATGCACCTAACCGGAGAATTGGCCTGCTTTCTAGGGGACTTGGATGGCTTGACAAGAGCAAG CAGGGAAGGCAGAATTCCACTGAAACATCTGGAGGCTAA
- the LOC136530897 gene encoding uncharacterized protein isoform X3 — protein sequence MEMVEHDNRRMLSAKVEKLEAEVYELRKAFSDKQEQEQILLRMEQEQKVAEDARIAAERDAAEQKHAAHLLQEKYEAAMAALSQMEKRAVMAETMLEATKQYQAGQVKANQSFTSSSPRADHVLGKINQEPNQDAPNRRIGLLSRGLGWLDKSKQGRQNSTETSGG from the exons ATGGAGATGGTCGAGCATGACAACAGACGTATGTTGAGTGCTAAG GTTGAGAAGCTGGAAGCAGAGGTATATGAACTGCGAAAAGCTTTTTCAGacaagcaagagcaagagcaa ATCTTGTTAAGAATGGAGCAAGAACAGAAAGTGGCAGAAGATGCCCGCATAGCCGCTGAGCGAGATGCTGCTGAACAAAAACATGCTGCTCACTTGCTCCAG GAGAAGTATGAAGCAGCAATGGCAGCACTTTCACAAATGGAGAAAAGAGCTGTAATGGCAGAAACAATGCTGGAAGCTACAAAGCAATACCAGGCTGGGCAGGTTAAAGCCAACCAATCTTTCACTTCAAG TTCACCTCGCGCGGACCATGTTCTTGGGAAGATAAATCAAGAACCAAACCAAGATGCACCTAACCGGAGAATTGGCCTGCTTTCTAGGGGACTTGGATGGCTTGACAAGAGCAAG CAGGGAAGGCAGAATTCCACTGAAACATCTGGAGGCTAA